A genomic stretch from Arachis stenosperma cultivar V10309 chromosome 3, arast.V10309.gnm1.PFL2, whole genome shotgun sequence includes:
- the LOC130966401 gene encoding uncharacterized protein LOC130966401, which translates to MEELNFDINALANELGGYLERLTNERKFAYDQIIGAVSGKVVVFGRDFRQILPVIPRGSRQDIIQSSINSSYLWHNCKVLKLTKNMRLSLGENNNIQELRNFAEWLLKIGDGLAGDTTDGESIVHIPSDIFVKNSDTALDDLIDFVYPDMLSNLSIENYFKDREILAPTLDCVTDVNNQMTAGLPGQERVFLSSDSVCAEEENMEFELDTFSPEILNGINCSSLPPHKLVLKVGAPVMLLRNIDQTNGVCNGTRMQVRRMENHVIECKTLTGNKVGSIRGYH; encoded by the exons ATGGAAGAGTTGAACTTTGACATTAATGCTCTCGCGAATGAACTAGGTGGGTATTTAGAAAGGCTAACTAATGAGCGAAAATTTGCATACGATCAAATAATTGGTGCTGTTAGCG GTAAAGTTGTTGTTTTCGGAAGAGATTTTAGACAAATTTTACCTGTGATTCCCAGAGGCTCAAGGCAAGATATAATTCAGTCTTCTATTAATTCTTCATATTTGTGGCATAACTGTAAGGTTTTAAAGCTTACAAAAAATATGAGATTGTCACTAGGTGAAAACAACAACATACAAGAACTTAGAAATTTTGCagaatggctactcaaaattgGTGATGGTTTGGCTGGTGATACAACAGATGGTGAATCGATCGTTCATATACCATCTGACATTTTTGTTAAGAACTCTGACACAGCTTTGGATGACCTCATTGATTTCGTATATCCAGATATGTTATCCAATTTATCCATTGAAAATTATTTCAAGGATAGAGAAATTCTTGCACCAACTTTGGATTGTGTCACTGATGTCAACAACCAGATGACTGCAGGGTTACCTGGACAAGAAAGAGTCTTCTTAAGTTCAGACTCTGTGTGTGCTGAGGAGGAAAATATGGAATTTGAGTTAGATACTTTCTCACCGGAGATTCTAAATGGAATAAATTGTTCAAGTCTACCACCACACAAGTTGGTTTTGAAGGTTGGCGCTCCTGTTATGTTGCTGCGGAATATAGACCAAACTAATGGTGTCTGCAATGGAACGAGGATGCAAGTTAGAAGAATGGAAAATCATGTGATAGAATGCAAGACTTTAACTGGTAACAAAGTTGGAA GTATCAGAGGATATCATTGA
- the LOC130970485 gene encoding xylose isomerase-like, translating to MKTWGTFLLLLCLQAFTYVVIGQSQTCPAENANKCDDSEWEGEFFPGINKIKYEGPSSKNPLSFKWYNAEEEILGKKMKDWFRFSVAFWHTFRGTGADPFGAPTKHWPWEDGTNSVKMAKRRMRANFEFINKLGIDLWCFHDRDIAPDGESLEEANANLDEVVALAKELQTQKKKVLWGTAQLFMHPRYMHGAATSSELGVYAYAATQVKKAMEATHYLGGENFVFWGGREGYQSLLNTDMERELNHLARFFEAAVAYKKKIGFNGTLLIEPKPQEPTKHQYDWDAATTSNFMRKYGLIGEFKLNIECNHATLSGHSCHHELETARINGLLGNIDANTGDPQVGWDTDQFLVDIQEATMIMLSVVRNGGIAPGGFNFDAKLRRESTDIEDLFIAHIIGMDTMARGLKNVAKLVEDGALAELVRKRYQSFDTEIGAQIEAGKADFDFLEKKVKEWGEPKVASAKQELAEMILQSAL from the exons ATGAAAACTTGGGGAACATTTTTGCTCCTTCTCTGCTTACAAGCCTTCACTTATGTAGTG ATCGGTCAATCTCAAACATGTCCTGCTGAAAATGCCAATAAATGTGACGATTCAGAGTGGGAGGGAGAATTCTTTCCTGgcattaacaaaattaaatatgag GGTCCCTCTAGCAAGAATCCACTTTCATTTAAATGGTATAACGCAGAGGAAGAAATTCTTGGAAAAAAGATGAAG GACTGGTTCAGATTTAGTGTTGCATTTTGGCATACATTTCGTGGAACAGGTGCAGACCCGTTTGGTGCACCTACCAAGCACTGGCCGTGGGAAGATGGTACCAATTCTGTTAAAATGGCTAAAAGAAGAA TGCGTGCTAACTTTGAGTTTATAAACAAACTTGGAATTGATCTGTGGTGCTTCCACGATCGGGATATTGCCCCTGATGGAGAATCTCTGGAG GAAGCTAATGCAAACTTGGATGAAGTGGTTGCCCTTGCCAAGGAGCTCCAGACTCAG AAAAAGAAAGTTTTATGGGGAACAGCTCAATTGTTTATGCATCCTCGTTATATGCATGGTGCGGCTACTAG CTCTGAATTAGGCGTCTATGCATATGCTGCTACACAAGTGAAGAAGGCTATGGAA GCTACACATTATTTGGGGggagaaaattttgttttctggGGTGGCCGTGAGGGTTATCAATCCCTTTTGAACACAGATATGGAACGAGAGCTTAATCATTTG GCTAGGTTTTTTGAAGCTGCTGTTGCATATAAGAAGAAGATTGGATTCAATG GGACTCTGTTGATCGAACCCAAACCGCAAGAGCCTACAAAACATCA GTATGATTGGGATGCTGCAACCACATCTAACTTCATGCGAAAATATGGACTTATAG GAGAATTCAAACTCAATATTGAGTGCAACCATGCCACCTTATCTGGTCATAG TTGTCACCATGAGCTTGAAACTGCAAGGATTAATGGACTACTTGGTAATATTGATGCAAACACTGGTGATCCTCAAGTTG GTTGGGATACAGATCAATTTCTTGTAGATATTCAAGAAGCAACAATGATTATGCTCAGTGTGGTCAGAAAT GGTGGAATTGCACCAGGTGGATTCAACTTTGATGCCAAAtt GCGAAGAGAGAGCACGGATATTGAAGACTTATTTATTGCTCACATCATCGGTATGGATACTATGGCCCGCGGCCTCAAGAATGTTGCTAAGCTAGTTGAG GATGGTGCTCTAGCTGAGCTTGTTCGAAAGAGATACCAGAGTTTTGACACTGAAATTGGTGCTCAGATAGAG GCTGGTAAAGCTGATTTTGACTTCTTGGAGAAGAAAGTTAAGGAATGGGGAGAACCCAAGGTTGCTTCAGCCAAACAG GAGCTAGCTGAGATGATCCTCCAGTCTGCGTTGTAA